Below is a window of Paenibacillus bovis DNA.
TAAGAAAAGATGTTTCCTATATTACAGTTCTATTACAATAGGTAAAACCTGTGTAAAAACGGCGTATACCGATTGTTTTCTCACAGCTTCTCATTCCCCATTACCTGGTTATTGCCGCTGTAAATCCCTCTGTTCATACAATGTCTGTTCGGTTTCTCCGACTATTCGAGAATCTCGACAAAAGCATTATTGGTACGCAGCTTTTGTACAACATTCTCTACATCCGATTCCATAACGGTAGCGGACAATACATACTTCAGATCATCATAATCTTTGTCAGTCGCATTGATGGCACTCCATGCGTCTGTGTCATCATTATCATGACGCACCGCAGTATCGTCATCTGTGACTTCGTTACGCTTGCCGTCATTGTCGATAATAGCAGTTGGCGGGATAATCGTTCCCGGGCCCGCTCCACCGGATACACCTGCGGAATTACCGGTTACTCCACCTGCTCCTGCATTAAGCGGCAGCAGTGGAACCATTACCCGGCTTCCCTGACTGATTTGCTTGTCCAGACGACCGACTTCCAGATTTTTGGCATCAAACGTCTGAATCGATGTTCTGGCACTCTCTGCCTGATCTTCGGTACGGAAATAAGCCTGAATATGTTTGGTCATAATAATGGCCTCCTTACTGTATGCAGAATCGTAATTCTGCCCAGTATTTTATTTGATAGGCTTACAAAATGCGGATGATCTTCATCACAGACTGACTGCTTTGTGACTGTGGACACTATATAAATAGCACCAGTTAGTCCTTTTACAGTACTTTCAACAATTCACGTACAAAGGCAGGTTCATCATCCGGAGTACGCGATGTAATGAAGTTGCCGTCTACAATCGCTTCTCCGTCTTTGAAAGTAGCGCCAGCGTTGATCATATCCACTTTAAGCGGTGGATATGAAGTAATCGTACGGCCTTCCAGTAGATTGGCACTTGCCAGGATTTGTGGACCGTGGCAGATCGCACCGATTGTTTTTTTGGCGTTGTTGATTTCGGTAACAAAGTTCAGTACATTCGGGTCCAGACGCAGCGCTTCCGGTGAAGAACCACCTGGAATCACCAGCGCATCATAATCGGATGCACTTACTTCGGTAATAGCTTTTTCAATTGTATATTCGGCTTTGCCATTTTTGCCGGTTACCTTTTGGCCTTTTTCAAGACCGATGATATCGGCTTCGTGGCCTGCTTTTTTCAATTCATCATAAGGCACCTGCATTTCGGAGTCTTCGAATTCATTTGCTAATAAAAAGGCGATTTTACTCATGGGATAGTTCTCCTTTCAAGGCTTATGCATAGTATTTTCAGTTCCTCTATTTTTGTACTGGATAGAGGTGATCGCTCTGTTATTACCCGGTTTCAAGGCTGATCTAAACAGTTATACAGAAATGATTCGGAGCTCTGCAATAGGGTATATTAACATTGTCAACGACTGCTAACATTTAACATAATAGGAGGTGAAGTCTAATGAGAACTCTGGACATTGTTGCGCTGATTCTGCTGATCGTGGGTGGTATTAACTGGCTGCTGGTAGGTCTTTTCCAATTCGACCTCGTTGCTTCCATTTTCGGAGGGCAAGATTCCATCCTGTCCCGAATCATCTATGTTGTCGTAGGTTTGTGTGCCCTGTACTGTCTGAAATTCTTGTCTTCTTCCCGAAATACAAGAACAGATAACACTACAACAAGAGTATAATGTAAAAGGAATGAGCTATTTGGTCAAACTGCAAACTACTTATACAGAGCAATCCATACAAAAAAGGTCCCGCTGAACACAAAACATTCAGAGAGACCTTTTTTGCTGCGTTTTTTTGGGAACATAGTTGTTGTGTGCAGTTATTTTTCATTTTGCTGATATTTATTAATTCTATGTCTGAACTTGTTTATTATTCGGTCATTCTGGCTGGACTGTCAACAATCAGTGTAACCGGTCCCCAGTTGGTCAGCGACACATCCATATCTGCGCCGAATATGCCTGTCTCTACATCCAGTCCCTGCTCTTGCAGCGC
It encodes the following:
- a CDS encoding type 1 glutamine amidotransferase domain-containing protein; translated protein: MSKIAFLLANEFEDSEMQVPYDELKKAGHEADIIGLEKGQKVTGKNGKAEYTIEKAITEVSASDYDALVIPGGSSPEALRLDPNVLNFVTEINNAKKTIGAICHGPQILASANLLEGRTITSYPPLKVDMINAGATFKDGEAIVDGNFITSRTPDDEPAFVRELLKVL
- a CDS encoding DUF378 domain-containing protein; this encodes MRTLDIVALILLIVGGINWLLVGLFQFDLVASIFGGQDSILSRIIYVVVGLCALYCLKFLSSSRNTRTDNTTTRV